In a single window of the Nicotiana tomentosiformis chromosome 8, ASM39032v3, whole genome shotgun sequence genome:
- the LOC104096133 gene encoding eyes absent homolog isoform X1, with protein MDQKMNVYIWDMDETLILLKSLINGTYAEAFNGSKNVQTGVEIGKMWEDHILQICDDHFFYEQVENCNMPYLDVMKQYDDGRDLTDYDFSKDGFGPPCDDLNKRKLAYRHRSIEQKYKKGLHSILDQDMIKSWSELYDVTDSYTDMWFSAAKTCLEQCAVGNRDLASSSGSAVATNDTIFQHVNILVTSGSLIPSLVKCLLFRLGDLIPSENVYSSWEVGKLQCFSWIKERFSGPNLQFCVIGDGWEECEAAESMRWPFVKIDPRPSSYHRFPGLTPKELGHYFSVVYGESDSKDNDRLAPSGN; from the exons ATGGATCAGAAAATGAATGTGTATATATGGGACATGGATGAAACCCTCATATTGCTAAAGTCTTTAATAAATGGTACATATGCTGAGGCATTCAATGGATCCAAGAATGTACAGACTGGTGTGGAAATCGGGAAGATGTGGGAGGATCATATTCTTCAGATATGTGATGACCACTTTTTCTATGAGCAG GTTGAAAATTGCAATATGCCATATCTGGATGTCATGAAACAATATGATGATGGTCGAGATCTCACTGATTATGACTTCAGCAAGGACGGCTTTGGTCCCCCGTGTGATGATCTTAACAAAAGGAAATTAGCGTACCGTCATCGGTCCATTGAACAGAAGTACAAAAAG GGGTTACATAGTATTCTTGATCAAGACATGATTAAATCGTGGAGCGAACTTTATGACGTCACTGATAGTTATACTGACATGTGGTTCTCGGCAG CTAAGACTTGCTTGGAACAGTGTGCAGTTGGGAATAGAGATTTGGCTTCTTCTTCGGGCTCAGCTGTTGCTACCAATGATACTATATTCCAGCATGTGAATATCTTAGTGACTTCTGGATCATTGATACCCAGCTTAGTTAAATGCTTGCTCTTTCGCCTTGGCGATTTAATCCCTAGCGAAAATG TCTACAGCTCATGGGAAGTGGGCAAGCTCCAGTGCTTCTCATGGATAAAGGAGCGGTTCAGTGGGCCGAACTTGCAATTTTGTGTTATTGGTGATGGATGGGAAGAATGTGAAGCAGCAGAAAGTATGAGGTGGCCATTTGTCAAAATTGACCCTCGGCCAAGCAGTTACCATCGGTTTCCAGGTTTAACACCAAAAGAACTGGGGCACTACTTCTCTGTTGTGTATGGTGAGTCTGATTCAAAAGATAATGATAGATTAGCTCCTTCTGGCAATTGA
- the LOC104096133 gene encoding eyes absent homolog isoform X2, translated as MDQKMNVYIWDMDETLILLKSLINGTYAEAFNGSKNVQTGVEIGKMWEDHILQICDDHFFYEQVENCNMPYLDVMKQYDDGRDLTDYDFSKDGFGPPCDDLNKRKLAYRHRSIEQKYKKGLHSILDQDMIKSWSELYDVTDSYTDMWFSAAKTCLEQCAVGNRDLASSSGSAVATNDTIFQHVNILVTSGSLIPSLVKCLLFRLGDLIPSENVYSSWEVGKLQCFSWIKERFSGPNLQFCVIGDGWEECEAAESMRWPFVKIDPRPSSYHRFPGLTPKELGHYFSVVYGTETGSTNGHVSA; from the exons ATGGATCAGAAAATGAATGTGTATATATGGGACATGGATGAAACCCTCATATTGCTAAAGTCTTTAATAAATGGTACATATGCTGAGGCATTCAATGGATCCAAGAATGTACAGACTGGTGTGGAAATCGGGAAGATGTGGGAGGATCATATTCTTCAGATATGTGATGACCACTTTTTCTATGAGCAG GTTGAAAATTGCAATATGCCATATCTGGATGTCATGAAACAATATGATGATGGTCGAGATCTCACTGATTATGACTTCAGCAAGGACGGCTTTGGTCCCCCGTGTGATGATCTTAACAAAAGGAAATTAGCGTACCGTCATCGGTCCATTGAACAGAAGTACAAAAAG GGGTTACATAGTATTCTTGATCAAGACATGATTAAATCGTGGAGCGAACTTTATGACGTCACTGATAGTTATACTGACATGTGGTTCTCGGCAG CTAAGACTTGCTTGGAACAGTGTGCAGTTGGGAATAGAGATTTGGCTTCTTCTTCGGGCTCAGCTGTTGCTACCAATGATACTATATTCCAGCATGTGAATATCTTAGTGACTTCTGGATCATTGATACCCAGCTTAGTTAAATGCTTGCTCTTTCGCCTTGGCGATTTAATCCCTAGCGAAAATG TCTACAGCTCATGGGAAGTGGGCAAGCTCCAGTGCTTCTCATGGATAAAGGAGCGGTTCAGTGGGCCGAACTTGCAATTTTGTGTTATTGGTGATGGATGGGAAGAATGTGAAGCAGCAGAAAGTATGAGGTGGCCATTTGTCAAAATTGACCCTCGGCCAAGCAGTTACCATCGGTTTCCAGGTTTAACACCAAAAGAACTGGGGCACTACTTCTCTGTTGTGTATG